The nucleotide window GGCCCGGCCCAGCCTCCGAGAACTAACACCACATTTCATCAACCCCGGTGCCCGCAATCACGGCATCCACACTATCGCCTATCCAGTTGTCGCCAACATCTAGTATGTCCTGGGTCCTTTTGAAGAGAGATGAAAAAAAGTGGGCAGGAAGGTCTGGAGGAAACCGGAAAAAAGGAGGTCCTATTGGTGTCTAATTGCCATCTCTAGGCTCCTCGTCATTCCCTGTAAATTTATACCTGCCCTTATTTGTCCAAGCTATGCTTCATTTCCTTATACAAAAGTGTTAATATAAGtacactccatgctctgcttacCGTTTGTCTTTTAAGAAATGTGGCTGTACTTGCAGACTCTCCTCTCCCCCAGTATAATTCTGCGCACTTGCTCCAGACTTTAGGGTATTAACTGATTTTTAGAGCGGAGTTTAAGCCTCCGTTCCGGTCCTCACACAGCTGCCATGTCAATAAGGACTGTTCCAAGGAGAGACATTCCTTCTGGCAGGACACTGCAGGTACTTAAGACTTCATCTGAAACATCATGAGCACTAAAATAAGACGAGGAGGGAAAATTACCAGAAACATGGGCTTAGGTTTAGCAGTGCCAGCCTCCTAGTTTAGAAAGTAAGTCATTGGGCGCACCATGTGGTAGGGGCTCTTTTGAAATAGTATGCACCCATTAAGTGCATTTATAATTCTAAATGTAACAGAATACCAGCATCTGGTTCCAAGGTCTAATCGCATGGGATACTGTAGAGTTTTAGGGATGCAAAAAGCATTGTGTGGGAGTTCAGGGAAGAAGTAGCTTTCCTACTTGGAATCTTCCCAGAGGTAGCCAGGAGGTGGAAACTCTTCATGAGTTTAAAATGTACATTGCAGGCTGCACTGGAGTGGGTGCATTATTTTAAAACCATATAAATAATACAACGGGAAACCTGCACagtgcttctctttctctcttgtcTCAATATACAAATGGTTCTGTGGACCTGGGCTCTGGTTCATGGAatcaaaacatatttaaagaagacaaggtggggacatggggaaggcagtatatacagagaagacaagtaatgattctatagcatcttagtacgctgatggacagtgactgtaatggagtatgtgtgtGGGACTttgtaatagggggagtctagtttGAACCAAacatgttcaagtaattgtacattaacgatatcaaaataaacaaaaaggaaaagacaagcaACTAGAAAGAGCCTAGAGTTTGTTCTTCACATTCACCAAGAGGGTGCATTTAAATGAAAAGCATTTTGAAGTGtacttaaaattctgttttgaaCTTATCTAATCAGAGATAAGTATAGTCATAAAGCCACTCTTCTTCCACAATTCTGCTCCCCTTATCTCCATGCATTGTTCTTATCTCCTTCCAGTTTCTGCTACTGACAATAGATTATCTTTGTTTAGAGATGCTAATTGTTTTCAAAGTCTTTTAAATAATTGCTTTGGAACAAGGTGTGCAAATGAGGCTTAAGATAATTACAGCTCCATTTGTGCAGTTTTACTAAGAAttctcccacatacacacaataACAGATGATGGCACTGAAGTTGCAGAACATCTCTCATGCCCTGACAGTAAAATAGGCCAGCattgctacacacacacacacacacacacacacacacacacaacctattTAATCTTCTTGGAGTCGCTGTCATCCTCACTTTGAGGGCAGTGTCCCTCTCAGAGCAGGGCAAGGATTAGGTTACAACCGGACGATTATTGGAGCCGGACACAGTTTTATTTAATTACACTCCATTCTGCGCCTTTCTTACGAGGTTTCCAAAGCATTTTTCCTATTGGCAAGTAAAGCTTCTCGGCATTCCTCGGTAGCAGAGGTAAGCCTTGGAACACACGACAgctcagatgggaaaactgagtccAGAAGCCTATTAACAACTTAAACCATAGAACGTTGAGATACCAAATCACAAATGAGCCCTTGGAATCTTCATCTGCTCAACAACTGTGCTCTAAACAGCTCTTCGCGTGGTCCCCCAAAGTCGCAGTCTTTTGAGAATGAGGGAAGCGCTATCCAGCTGGGAGTACTTGTGTCCTTTTGGAGGGCggtgggggaggcaggagaaGGGGGGAGGAAATTAGGTTTGGCTCCTGGAGCTGAAGTCAGCCCAGAGAGAAGCCACTCTCCCAGAGGCTGGAGACCGAGCCCTGGTCTGCTCTTGTATTATTTATCGAGTTCCATAAAAGCTATTCATCAATCCATTACTTATTCATTCCAACATTAAGGTAATTAAATATGAGCTCAGCGGGAAAGGGCAAGTTgcaagggacagggacaggggtatggagggagaggaggggtaTCAGAAAGTCTAGGGTCATTGATTTGTGCAGAGATGTGCGCCGCTGCCCCTAAGTGACACTGGAGAGGGGGCTCACATTGCAGGGTCCTGACGAGCTcaccctctcccacccacccccgccTCCGCCCCCAGTAGAGCAGATTCCGTCCCCACCCCCTCGCTTCCCACCTCTCCGGGTTCTTCTCCTCCCACCACTCCTTATTCCTGACTCCACAGCCTCGCCCTCCCCGCGCGGGGCGGCGCGGTCTAGCTGCCGGGCTTGGCAGCGCGCAGGCTGGCCAGCCCCGGATAGGCGCCGCCCGCAGCCAATCAGCGAGCCAGGGACGCTGCGCGCTTTAAGGCCGCTGCGGGGAGAACAGAAACCAAGTTCCCCGGCAACGAGCAGCATCCACCCGGCGGGAGGCTGGGGCCAGAGAGGCCCGAAAGGCTGCGGAGTGAGCCGGCTGCTCCGTGTCCAGCGCCCGCCCCattcctccttctcctcttcctcggCCGCTCACCCCCAAATCTCTACTCGCCTTTTCTCCTACGGAAAGCCTAGGGAGAGAGTTAGGAGCAGTTGCACCCTGGTCCCAGTGGCTGCCGCCCCCTCTTTTTCGGCGCTGCTCCCTGCCGCGTGCGCCTGGGCAGTGCGCCCCGGCAGGCCCCAGCCATGTCGATGCTGCCGTCGTTCGGCTTTAcgcaggagcaagtggcatgcgtGTGCGAGGTTCTGCAGCAAGGCGGGAACTTGGAGCGCCTGGGCAGGTTCCTGTGGTCGCTGCCTGCCTGCGACCACCTGCACAAGAACGAAAGCGTGCTCAAGGCCAAGGCCGTGGTCGCTTTCCACCGAGGCAACTTCCGGGAGCTCTACAAGATCCTGGAGAGCCATCAGTTCTCGCCTCACAACCACCCCAAGCTGCAACAACTGTGGCTGAAGGCGCATTACGTGGAAGCTGAGAAGCTGCGTGGCCGACCCCTGGGTGCCGTGGGCAAATACCGGGTGCGCCGAAAATTCCCGCTGCCGCGCACCATCTGGGACGGCGAGGAAACTAGCTACTGCTTCAAGGAGAAGTCGCGGGGCGTGCTGCGGGAGTGGTACGCGCATAACCCCTACCCCTCGCCGCGTGAGAAACGGGAGCTGGCCGAGGCCACCGGCCTCACCACCACCCAGGTCAGCAACTGGTTTAAGAACCGGAGGCAAAGAGACCGGGCAGCCGAGGCCAAGGAAAGGTACGCGGCGTGCTTCCCGCTGCTCGGGCGACTCCGGGAAGCTTTCCTTTCCCCTACTCTCCTTCCCGCCCCCACAGGCACCCGCCACCGCGTTCTCCGGGCCGGCCAGAACCCGTCCGCGGGGCGGCGCCGGGGCCTCCGCGGCGCTGCAGTGAAAGTTCATGAACTCTGGGATCGTTTGCTAGGGATGGGGACTCTTTTGATTTGAGCGCCCACGAGTGGGTTTCTTGGGGGTGTGAGTGTCGGGAAATAGTGGCACTAGGTTTGTTTTTCCTGTCTCCCTGACTGGCTGGGCCGAGGTGTGGGGGGATGAGTAGAGTGAGTTTCTAGATCAGCTGGAAGGGAAATGTTGATTGGTATGTCGAGGAAAGGAGTTCGGTGAGGCTGAGGGTCGTGAGCCTCTCTTGCTCCCCAGAGACAGCTGGCCAGAGACATCTGCTCTGCTCCCACTCCACCCCCGCCCGGTTCTTTACTTGCTCTCTCCTGGTAGTCTTTTGGGCGAGAGGTCGCCGCTGCATTCCGCACGAGGTGTACAAAGGGAGGAGTCTTTCAAAAGAAATCCGCAAAGAGAGCTTTGGGCGAGCTGGCGCTGCATTTACTGCCCGGCGCCCCAAGCCCAGAAAGGATTGCTCCTCGCCGGGCTCCCTCGCGCATGGCCCGGCGCCGCGGCGCCGTCTGGCTGACAGTCCGCGCCGCCGCCGGGACGAGGAGGGGGTCTCCAGTCGCAGACATTATCTCCGGAGCTCAGAAGACAGTCTTTTACAAacctgtctctgcctccgccctcCTTGCACCAACACCCCTGCCACCTGGCCGGGCTCCTTCCATTTGCTGCAGTTTGCGAACGAGGTTCGAAAGAGCgcgcgggaggcggcggcggcggcggcggcggcggcggcgggagagCACTCCAGGAAGCCCAGGAGTTTGGGGGAAACCTGAGCGCCGGGGCCGGCTGGGTTTCCTTTGTTCGCTTCCGAGCCTGGGGGCCGAAGATGTCGCCTCTGCGTTCCCCTCTAGGTGGGAAAGCACAGAGCCTGGATAAATTCAGCTGAGATCGCCTTTTGGAGGGAGAGAGACGGAGGGAAAGGTAGAGACAGCGGGAGACAGACAGGCACGAGGGCTGAGGACGAAGGGCAAGCACTCTGAAGGCGGAAGCGGTGAGGGCTTCGAAATCCAAGTGTAACAGGGCCGAGCGCCGGGAGTTGACGCCCCGGCACGCTGCGCCCACCACAGGCCTTGCGGGGTGGCGGTTTCCTCTGCAGGGAGAGCGTGCGCGGTTGTGGATGTCCGAGGGGAGTTTTGAGAGAGGGCAGTGAAGGTCTAAGGGCTGAGCGAGAAACACGGGGACAGGGACACGACGGTTCCAGTTAGACCTTAGTTACAAAACTACCGTTCTATAAGCCAGGCCGGAGGGCCCACTGCCTGATGAAATCGGAGAGACTGGCAGCGCTCCCTGTGTTTACTCAGGTCACTGGGCCGCTCTGGACACCACTTCCCATGACCTGTCCTGTGTCTTTGGAACCGCAACCTCCGGCAGGGGCACGGAAACTCAACGTTTAATTGTTTCCTCAGATGGGAACAGGACAATTGACTTGATTCACCCCAAACATCTGTGCATTGGGCACTGTTTGTATCCTGATCATTTTCCTCATTACCAACAACTATTTGTT belongs to Manis pentadactyla isolate mManPen7 chromosome 11, mManPen7.hap1, whole genome shotgun sequence and includes:
- the SIX1 gene encoding homeobox protein SIX1; its protein translation is MSMLPSFGFTQEQVACVCEVLQQGGNLERLGRFLWSLPACDHLHKNESVLKAKAVVAFHRGNFRELYKILESHQFSPHNHPKLQQLWLKAHYVEAEKLRGRPLGAVGKYRVRRKFPLPRTIWDGEETSYCFKEKSRGVLREWYAHNPYPSPREKRELAEATGLTTTQVSNWFKNRRQRDRAAEAKERENTENNNSSSNKQNQLSPLEGGKPLMSSSEEEFSPPQSPDQNSVLLLQGNMGHARSSNYSLPGLTASQPGHGLQAHQHQLQDSLLGPLTSSLVDLGS